Genomic segment of Gloeocapsa sp. PCC 7428:
AAAATAACCCGTTACCTACTTGTCCACAAAACCAGGAGTGACAAGTCAAAATTTTTGGCGCAGGCTGGGTTTACGCAGGATAATCCAAAAGCATTGAAAGAAGCAATTCAGTCACTTGTAGCAACAGGAGAGACTATTGAAGATAGAAGCAATGAGTATGGAACCTTCTATCAAGTTTCAGGGAAACTAACTGGTGTCAACGGTATCACTTTAGCAGTTGTGACAATTTGGCTACAACGACAGATTGATGGAAAGTTTCAGTTCGTGACGCTCAAACCTCGCAAGGAGACTTAATATGACATTAGAGCTATATC
This window contains:
- a CDS encoding DUF6883 domain-containing protein, with the protein product MISSVVVGEPSVKRYYRYNPGFCVGSTSKGYGNFSVRIPGDAIIPEDKITRYLLVHKTRSDKSKFLAQAGFTQDNPKALKEAIQSLVATGETIEDRSNEYGTFYQVSGKLTGVNGITLAVVTIWLQRQIDGKFQFVTLKPRKET